A genomic stretch from Corvus cornix cornix isolate S_Up_H32 chromosome 7, ASM73873v5, whole genome shotgun sequence includes:
- the MSTN gene encoding growth/differentiation factor 8, whose protein sequence is MQKLVLYAYIYLFMLISVDLVALDDSSQPTENAEKDGLCNACTWRQNTKSSRIEAIKIQILSKLRLEQAPNISRDVIKQLLPKAPPLQELIDQYDVQRDDSSDGSLEDDDYHATTETIITMPTESDLLVQMEGKPKCCFFKFSSKIQYNKVVKAQLWIYLRQVQKPTTVFVQILRLIKPMKDGTRYTGIRSLKLDMNPGTGIWQSIDVKTVLQNWLKQPESNLGIEIKAFDENGRNLAVTFPGPGEDGLNPFLEVRVTDTPKRSRRDFGLDCDEHSTESRCCRYPLTVDFEAFGWDWIIAPKRYKANYCSGECEFVFLQKYPHTHLVHQANPRGSAGPCCTPTKMSPINMLYFNGKEQIIYGKIPAMVVDRCGCS, encoded by the exons ATGCAAAAGCTAGTGCTCTATGCTTATATTTACCTGTTCATGCTGATTTCAGTTGATCTGGTGGCTCTAGATGACAGTAGTCAGCCCACAGAGAACGCTGAAAAGGACGGACTGTGCAATGCTTGTACGTGGAGACAGAATACAAAATCTTCCAGAATAGAAGCCATAAAAATTCAAATCCTCAGCAAACTGCGTCTGGAACAAGCTCCTAACATTAGCAGGGATGTTATTAAACAACTTTTACCCAAGGCTCCTCCACTGCAGGAACTGATTGATCAGTATGATGTCCAGAGAGATGACAGTAGCGATGGCTCTTTGGAAGATGATGACTATCATGCCACCACCGAAACGATTATCACAATGCCTACAGAGT CTGATTTACTTGTACAAATGGAGGGAAAACCAAAATGTTGCTTCTTTAAGTTTAGCTCTAAAATACAATATAACAAAGTAGTAAAGGCCCAATTGTGGATATACTTGAGGCAAGTCCAAAAACCTACAACGGTGTTTGTGCAGATCCTGAGACTTATTAAACCCATGAAAGATGGTACAAGATATACTGGAATTCGATCTTTGAAACTTGACATGAACCCAGGCACCGGTATTTGGCAGAGTATTGATGTGAAGACAGTGTTGCAAAATTGGCTCAAACAGCCTGAATCCAATTTAGGCATCgaaataaaagcttttgatGAGAACGGACGGAATCTTGCTGTAACTTTTCCAGGACCGGGGGAAGATGGATTG AACCCATTTTTAGAGGTCAGAGTTACAGACACCCCAAAACGGTCCCGCAGAGATTTTGGTCTCGACTGCGACGAGCACTCGACAGAATCCCGATGTTGTCGCTACCCGCTGACGGTGGATTTCGAAGCTTTCGGATGGGATTGGATTATCGCTCCTAAAAGATACAAAGCGAATTATTGCTCCGGAGAATGTGAATTTGTGTTTTTACAAAAATACCCGCACACCCACCTCGTGCACCAAGCAAACCCCAGAGGCTCGGCAGGCCCTTGCTGCACACCCACCAAGATGTCCCCCATAAATATGCTGTATTTCAATGGGAAGGAACAAATCATCTACGGCAAGATACCAGCCATGGTTGTAGATCGCTGCGGGTGCTCATGA